The Exiguobacterium aurantiacum DSM 6208 genome includes a window with the following:
- a CDS encoding SRPBCC family protein, which translates to MKQPTEIATYQMTIQAPIDHVFACLVEDEHIIKWNDHLIENIYEDNDNALVEGKRFVSVQQFENKEIRVDSMLTHVNRPYACEVQAVTNQGVSTTSYVLEETEGGTSVTVRITLLPSSWFYRLYAKGFAWAIRLIYDEQFKQFRIYTEASQQAAPADEAE; encoded by the coding sequence ATGAAACAACCGACAGAAATCGCGACCTATCAGATGACCATCCAAGCCCCAATCGACCACGTCTTCGCCTGTCTGGTTGAAGATGAACACATCATCAAATGGAACGACCATCTCATCGAGAACATTTACGAGGACAATGACAACGCACTCGTCGAAGGCAAACGTTTCGTCTCGGTTCAACAGTTCGAGAATAAAGAGATTCGTGTCGATTCCATGTTGACGCATGTCAATCGACCTTATGCGTGTGAAGTACAGGCGGTGACGAACCAAGGTGTCTCGACGACGTCTTACGTCCTCGAGGAGACCGAAGGCGGCACGAGCGTAACGGTTCGAATCACGTTGTTGCCTTCGTCTTGGTTCTACCGGTTGTATGCGAAAGGATTCGCCTGGGCGATTCGTCTCATCTATGACGAGCAGTTCAAACAGTTCCGAATCTATACCGAGGCGAGTCAGCAGGCCGCCCCTGCCGATGAGGCCGAGTAA
- a CDS encoding DUF5694 domain-containing protein, which produces MIELLLIGTTHLNMPNNGDVLMPETSDILSPTRQQELDAFVTRCSCFEPTVICLEVAKTDQESLNQRYQKYVTNPLTASEDEREQIGFRLAKLCELPLVQAVDWNETVDGVSLGDVMDTHPVEMERIISTQRTLVQDVETAFATLTISEYYAYINQSEITDSMHRAYTEIAAVGPTGSRWVESYWNARNQRIYENVKRVAKSDDRIVLLYGLAHVYLLRQFFEQDGDFIVRPFDTLVP; this is translated from the coding sequence ATGATTGAGTTGTTGCTTATTGGAACGACGCATTTGAATATGCCGAACAACGGGGATGTGTTGATGCCGGAAACGTCCGATATCCTCAGTCCCACCCGTCAACAAGAGCTAGATGCGTTTGTTACGCGATGTTCTTGTTTCGAACCGACCGTCATCTGTCTCGAAGTCGCAAAAACTGATCAGGAGTCGTTGAATCAGCGTTATCAGAAATATGTAACTAATCCGCTCACAGCCAGCGAAGACGAGCGCGAGCAAATCGGCTTCCGGCTCGCGAAGCTGTGCGAGTTGCCACTCGTTCAAGCCGTCGATTGGAACGAAACAGTTGACGGTGTCAGCCTCGGTGACGTGATGGATACTCACCCTGTCGAGATGGAGAGAATCATTTCGACACAGCGTACGCTCGTGCAGGACGTGGAGACCGCCTTCGCTACCCTCACGATTTCTGAGTATTATGCGTACATAAACCAAAGCGAGATTACCGATTCGATGCATCGAGCCTACACCGAAATCGCCGCCGTCGGTCCGACAGGCTCGCGTTGGGTCGAATCTTACTGGAATGCACGGAATCAGCGCATCTATGAGAACGTGAAACGTGTCGCGAAGTCGGATGACCGCATTGTGCTCTTGTACGGTCTCGCCCATGTTTATCTGTTGAGACAATTTTTCGAGCAAGACGGCGACTTTATCGTTCGTCCGTTCGATACCCTAGTCCCTTGA
- a CDS encoding DUF2199 domain-containing protein: MLNRFKQKRKHNAQCACSVCQAPIDVPLGYGSLMPTFIEELSKKERKRRVVLTDDVCVLDEEHFFVNGCLELPIIGEDNIFTWNVWVSLSADNFFRMLDAWEDPARVELEPMFGWFSTDLPDYPDTINLKTNVHIREVGMRPFIELEPTDHPLAIEQRIGITRERIEDLARTIDQRERSRD, translated from the coding sequence ATGTTGAATCGTTTCAAACAGAAGCGCAAGCATAACGCGCAATGTGCCTGTTCGGTCTGCCAAGCACCAATTGACGTACCACTCGGATATGGTTCGCTCATGCCGACCTTTATCGAGGAATTATCTAAGAAAGAGAGGAAGCGTCGCGTCGTCTTGACCGATGACGTCTGCGTCCTAGACGAGGAACATTTCTTTGTGAATGGTTGTCTCGAACTCCCGATTATCGGAGAGGACAACATCTTCACTTGGAACGTCTGGGTGTCGCTCAGCGCGGATAATTTCTTTCGGATGCTTGATGCGTGGGAAGACCCGGCTCGTGTCGAACTTGAACCGATGTTCGGTTGGTTCTCGACAGACTTGCCCGATTATCCGGACACGATCAATTTGAAGACGAACGTCCATATCCGAGAGGTCGGGATGCGGCCGTTTATCGAACTCGAGCCGACCGACCATCCGCTCGCCATCGAGCAGCGAATAGGCATCACACGTGAACGGATCGAGGACTTGGCGCGAACTATCGATCAAAGGGAACGGTCAAGGGACTAG
- a CDS encoding DUF2750 domain-containing protein — protein sequence MRIETNLPGFTLETIEAVEQELGSRLPNGLREAWLYDNKFEVGEWFFYPIKDERFFNKTWDDIIRANRDERQLPEDFITVAANGSGDELGFLTSDVETIYIWLYETDELERVADSIDAFVEVVRLELDVIETFCERVLESETVFGLSAEANDGWAYAPSVIEATDVLLFFSTRERALACKAEEWEDYHLIELPLDLFVAGWLPNMADDGLLCGLDWSSDLKGMEYEPETVLETIEEAD from the coding sequence ATGCGTATCGAAACCAACCTGCCAGGATTTACGTTAGAAACAATCGAAGCGGTCGAACAAGAGCTTGGCAGTCGTTTGCCGAACGGTCTTCGGGAGGCGTGGCTTTATGACAATAAGTTTGAGGTCGGGGAGTGGTTCTTTTATCCGATCAAAGACGAGCGCTTCTTCAACAAAACGTGGGACGACATCATCCGCGCGAACAGGGACGAACGTCAGTTGCCGGAAGACTTTATCACGGTTGCTGCGAACGGGAGCGGGGATGAGCTCGGTTTTTTGACTTCAGACGTCGAGACGATCTATATCTGGTTGTATGAGACAGATGAGCTCGAGCGAGTTGCCGACTCAATCGATGCGTTCGTCGAAGTGGTCCGATTGGAATTGGACGTGATTGAGACGTTCTGTGAGCGTGTCCTTGAAAGCGAGACGGTGTTCGGGTTGTCGGCAGAAGCAAATGACGGTTGGGCGTATGCGCCCTCGGTCATTGAGGCGACAGACGTGTTGCTGTTCTTCTCGACCCGTGAACGGGCACTTGCTTGTAAGGCTGAGGAGTGGGAAGACTATCACCTCATCGAGTTGCCACTGGATCTGTTCGTCGCGGGCTGGTTGCCGAATATGGCGGATGACGGGTTGTTGTGTGGATTGGATTGGTCGAGTGACTTGAAAGGGATGGAATATGAACCCGAGACCGTCCTAGAAACCATTGAAGAAGCGGATTAA